In one window of Massilibacterium senegalense DNA:
- a CDS encoding EAL domain-containing protein translates to MEKAINIRKELRKYGFIISVDDFGVGYFLLRYVQKLPFDEFKIDCSFTNKITEKGTEAVVRAIIQLAQFFEMETVAEGIESEEEASILKTIGCSAAQGFLYYKPMPIEQVELLLDSLRSLLKIII, encoded by the coding sequence ATGGAAAAAGCAATTAATATTAGGAAAGAATTAAGGAAATATGGATTTATCATTTCAGTCGACGATTTTGGTGTAGGCTATTTCTTATTGCGTTACGTACAAAAGCTACCTTTCGACGAATTCAAAATTGATTGTAGTTTTACAAATAAAATAACAGAAAAAGGTACAGAAGCTGTTGTTCGTGCGATTATTCAACTGGCACAATTTTTTGAAATGGAAACAGTAGCTGAAGGAATTGAATCTGAAGAAGAAGCTAGTATTTTGAAAACAATCGGCTGTTCCGCAGCACAAGGTTTCCTTTATTATAAACCGATGCCAATAGAACAAGTAGAACTATTATTGGATTCACTTCGTTCATTATTAAAAATAATCATATAG
- a CDS encoding lipoate--protein ligase, with protein MKFINNQNITDPTINLAIEEYAVSELDPNETYLLFYVNEPSIIIGKNQNTIEEINDTYVKENGIHVVRRLSGGGAVYHDFGNLNFSFITTDDGDSFHNFKKFTDPVVTALQRLGIDAKLSGRNDIQVGERKISGNAQFKTKGRMFSHGTLLLDSHLDDVVKALHVKTDKIASKGIKSIRSRVANINEFLQEPLTMETFKKQLLVSIFQGEENISFYEWTEQDWERVHEISEQRYRNWDWNYGKSPKFNVQHAKRFPIGQIEVRLFVEKGYIEEAKIFGDFFGVKNVQDIEKALIKKRYVREEIQSTLETFSLPEYFGNVTLDDILDMLC; from the coding sequence ATGAAATTTATTAATAATCAAAATATTACCGACCCAACGATAAACTTAGCAATCGAAGAATATGCTGTATCTGAATTAGATCCAAATGAAACATATTTATTATTTTATGTAAATGAACCTTCTATTATTATCGGAAAAAATCAAAACACGATAGAAGAGATTAATGATACATACGTAAAAGAAAATGGTATTCATGTCGTACGTAGATTGTCAGGTGGCGGGGCAGTATATCATGACTTCGGTAATTTAAATTTTAGTTTTATTACAACAGACGATGGAGATAGTTTTCATAATTTTAAAAAGTTTACCGATCCAGTTGTGACGGCACTGCAACGTTTAGGAATTGATGCAAAGTTAAGCGGAAGAAATGATATCCAAGTCGGGGAACGAAAAATTTCTGGAAATGCACAGTTTAAAACAAAAGGTCGTATGTTTAGTCACGGAACACTTTTATTAGATTCTCACTTAGATGATGTTGTCAAAGCATTACATGTGAAAACCGATAAAATTGCGTCTAAAGGGATTAAGTCTATTCGTTCACGCGTTGCAAATATTAATGAATTTTTACAAGAACCATTAACGATGGAAACATTTAAAAAACAATTACTTGTCTCTATTTTCCAAGGGGAAGAAAATATTTCATTTTATGAATGGACAGAACAAGATTGGGAACGGGTGCATGAAATTTCTGAGCAACGTTACCGTAATTGGGATTGGAATTACGGTAAATCACCAAAATTTAATGTTCAACATGCCAAACGATTTCCTATCGGACAAATTGAAGTTCGTTTATTCGTAGAAAAAGGATATATTGAAGAAGCTAAAATTTTTGGTGATTTTTTCGGGGTGAAAAATGTACAAGATATCGAAAAGGCATTAATAAAAAAACGCTATGTACGAGAAGAGATTCAATCCACTCTTGAAACATTTTCATTACCCGAGTACTTTGGGAATGTGACGCTAGATGACATATTGGACATGTTATGTTAA
- a CDS encoding TetR/AcrR family transcriptional regulator: protein MTVDRKQSILEAAAKSFTLFGYKATTMDQVAKLANVGKGTIYNFFKNKEELFNEIIESLIIETRTIAEDSISKEEPFHKNLHRALYRILEYRKKHQLTIKLFQEQREIGTVVVQEAMNRLEQEILSFLRTYVQKAIDKGEIKQCDPEFTAFLLLRLYVSLISDWEKNHEPFSNEEVSHIFQLYLMEGLSTR from the coding sequence ATGACCGTCGATCGAAAACAATCTATTTTAGAAGCAGCCGCAAAATCGTTTACGTTATTCGGATATAAAGCAACAACGATGGATCAAGTAGCTAAATTAGCGAATGTAGGAAAAGGAACGATTTATAATTTTTTTAAAAACAAAGAAGAACTTTTTAATGAAATTATTGAATCATTAATTATCGAAACGCGTACAATTGCAGAAGATAGTATTTCTAAAGAAGAACCGTTTCATAAAAATTTACATCGTGCCTTGTATCGTATTTTAGAATATCGAAAAAAGCATCAATTAACGATTAAGTTATTCCAAGAACAACGTGAAATTGGGACAGTTGTCGTGCAAGAGGCAATGAATCGGTTAGAACAAGAAATTTTATCATTTCTTCGCACATACGTACAAAAAGCAATTGATAAAGGCGAAATAAAGCAATGTGATCCAGAATTTACTGCTTTCTTATTGCTTCGACTGTATGTGTCGCTCATCTCTGATTGGGAAAAAAATCATGAGCCGTTTTCAAATGAAGAAGTGTCCCATATTTTTCAACTGTATTTAATGGAAGGATTGTCGACAAGATAA
- a CDS encoding PFL family protein: MEIQINEMLETIRMVQMEHLDIRTVTMGISLQDCASDDFEKVKENVYKKITTYAKNLTEEAEKVEREFGIPIVNKRISITPIANIIGKATEEQVVELAKVIDRCAEELRVDFIGGFSALVHKGMTKSDETYLNALPRALAETKYVCGSVSIGSTRAGINLDAVKKMGEIVKDAAELTKDTQGLACAKFVVFCNPVEDNPFMAGAFHGTGEGEVTLSVGVSGPGVVLNALKRYPDVSIDKVSEVIKQTAFKITRAGELIGRVVAERLNVPFGIVDLSLAPTNAMNDSVAEILEEIGLEKCGTHGTIAALALMNDAVKKGGAMATSFVGGLSGAFIPVSEDNGMISSVEQGALSLAKLEAMTCVCSVGLDMIALPGDTPAETIAGIIADEAAIGMINKKTTAVRVIPVPGKSCGEMVEFGGLLGRAPVMEVLPFSSKRMINRGGRIPAPLQSLIN, encoded by the coding sequence ATGGAAATTCAAATAAATGAAATGTTAGAAACGATTCGTATGGTCCAAATGGAACATTTAGACATTCGGACGGTAACGATGGGGATTTCACTGCAAGATTGTGCTAGTGACGATTTTGAAAAAGTAAAAGAAAACGTATATAAAAAAATCACCACGTATGCTAAAAACTTAACGGAAGAAGCAGAAAAAGTAGAACGTGAATTTGGTATTCCGATTGTAAATAAACGAATTAGTATTACTCCGATTGCGAATATTATTGGGAAAGCAACGGAAGAACAAGTGGTAGAGTTAGCAAAAGTAATCGATCGTTGTGCAGAAGAATTACGAGTTGATTTTATCGGTGGATTTTCCGCACTGGTTCATAAAGGAATGACTAAAAGTGATGAAACATATTTAAATGCGTTACCGAGAGCGTTAGCAGAAACAAAATATGTGTGTGGTTCTGTTTCTATCGGTTCCACGCGTGCGGGGATTAATTTAGATGCCGTAAAGAAAATGGGCGAAATTGTGAAAGATGCAGCGGAATTAACAAAAGATACACAAGGATTAGCATGTGCCAAATTCGTTGTTTTTTGTAACCCAGTAGAAGATAACCCATTTATGGCAGGTGCATTTCACGGAACAGGTGAAGGAGAAGTAACGCTAAGCGTTGGGGTAAGTGGACCAGGTGTTGTGTTAAATGCATTAAAACGATATCCTGATGTTTCAATTGATAAAGTGTCGGAAGTGATTAAACAAACTGCCTTTAAAATTACTCGAGCAGGGGAATTAATCGGTCGAGTGGTGGCAGAACGACTTAACGTTCCATTTGGTATCGTCGATTTATCGTTAGCACCAACGAATGCGATGAATGATAGTGTGGCAGAAATATTAGAAGAAATCGGATTAGAAAAATGCGGAACGCACGGGACGATTGCTGCTCTTGCATTAATGAATGATGCTGTGAAAAAAGGAGGAGCGATGGCTACTTCTTTTGTTGGTGGATTAAGTGGAGCTTTTATTCCAGTTAGTGAAGATAATGGGATGATTTCATCGGTAGAGCAAGGGGCACTTTCACTTGCAAAGTTAGAAGCGATGACGTGTGTTTGTTCGGTTGGTTTAGATATGATTGCACTTCCTGGTGATACACCGGCAGAAACAATTGCTGGTATTATCGCAGACGAAGCTGCTATTGGGATGATTAATAAAAAAACAACTGCTGTTCGTGTCATTCCGGTTCCAGGAAAATCGTGCGGAGAAATGGTTGAATTTGGCGGATTACTCGGTCGTGCTCCTGTTATGGAAGTATTACCATTCTCATCTAAACGAATGATTAATCGCGGTGGACGGATTCCGGCACCATTACAATCGCTGATTAATTAA
- a CDS encoding ACT domain-containing protein, with product MKQQRAVVSVIGTDKVGIIANVTKILADHKVNVLDISQTIMQEFFTMMMVVDLKNITVPVDEVREMLEKVGNEMGLTIRLQQEEIFHAMHRI from the coding sequence ATGAAGCAACAAAGAGCAGTAGTAAGCGTAATAGGAACAGATAAAGTAGGGATTATTGCAAATGTTACTAAAATTTTAGCTGATCACAAAGTAAATGTGTTGGACATTAGCCAAACAATTATGCAAGAGTTTTTTACAATGATGATGGTGGTTGATTTAAAAAATATTACGGTTCCCGTAGACGAAGTCCGCGAGATGCTTGAAAAAGTAGGAAATGAGATGGGATTAACAATCCGTCTACAACAAGAAGAAATTTTTCATGCGATGCATCGTATTTAA
- a CDS encoding ABC transporter substrate-binding protein, which translates to MKKALKYLSITTLMSALFLTGCGNGDKKEAGNGDKSDYTIGVTQFVEHPSLDAAYEGFQKAIKEEGLNVTYKEENAQGDMNNSQTIATNLVGEKVDLIFANATPSAQAAVNATSDIPIVFTSVTDAVGAKLVDSMDKPGGNVTGTVDMHPDAIPNTVKFISEQMGAKKVGMIFNAGEQNSVAQVEVAKKEAKKYNIEVVERSVATSSEVKTAAESLVGKVDVYYIITDNTAVSALESVVEVAEEKDIPLFVGELDSVKRGGFAAYGFNYEDIGYQAGKMAADILKNGKNPKDIKVEYPANLKLVINKKAEKEMKIEHKAEWDKEAEFIE; encoded by the coding sequence TTGAAAAAAGCGTTAAAGTATTTATCTATTACAACGTTAATGAGTGCATTATTTTTAACAGGCTGTGGAAATGGCGATAAAAAGGAAGCAGGGAATGGGGATAAAAGCGATTATACAATTGGTGTGACACAATTCGTAGAACATCCGTCTCTAGATGCTGCATATGAAGGCTTTCAAAAAGCCATAAAAGAAGAAGGATTAAACGTTACGTATAAAGAAGAAAATGCGCAAGGCGATATGAATAATAGTCAAACCATTGCAACGAATTTAGTTGGGGAAAAAGTAGACTTAATCTTTGCAAATGCAACACCTAGTGCGCAAGCTGCAGTAAATGCAACAAGTGATATTCCTATTGTATTTACTTCAGTAACAGATGCAGTCGGTGCAAAATTAGTGGATTCGATGGATAAACCGGGTGGAAATGTGACGGGTACCGTTGATATGCATCCGGATGCTATTCCTAATACCGTGAAGTTTATTAGCGAACAAATGGGTGCAAAAAAAGTAGGAATGATTTTTAATGCTGGTGAACAAAACTCTGTTGCACAAGTAGAAGTAGCGAAAAAAGAAGCGAAAAAATATAATATTGAAGTAGTGGAAAGAAGTGTTGCTACATCTTCTGAAGTAAAAACAGCAGCGGAATCATTAGTTGGAAAAGTAGATGTATATTATATTATTACGGATAATACAGCAGTTTCTGCATTAGAATCTGTTGTAGAAGTGGCAGAAGAAAAAGACATTCCATTATTCGTTGGAGAACTAGACTCTGTAAAACGTGGTGGATTTGCAGCATACGGGTTTAATTATGAAGATATCGGTTATCAAGCTGGTAAAATGGCCGCTGATATTTTGAAAAACGGAAAAAATCCAAAAGACATTAAAGTGGAATACCCAGCAAACTTAAAATTAGTTATCAATAAAAAAGCAGAAAAAGAAATGAAGATTGAACATAAAGCCGAGTGGGATAAAGAAGCAGAATTTATCGAGTAA
- a CDS encoding YhgE/Pip domain-containing protein, whose product MRGFQLLKEEIVSIFSNKKMLIPVIAVMFVPVLYAGLFLWAFWNPYEKLDKLPVAVVNKDIGAEMEDKRLEIGKDLEDELKKNTDFGWSFVSEKEAKDGLEHREYYMMVVIPENFSENASTVLDDHPKQLEIKYIPNASSNFLSAQIGGTAMEKVKEKVANEVSKSYAEVLFDNFDTISDGFQKAADGAGELNDGSNQLNDGANQLNDGIQTAEKGANDLHDGAVKAEKGANDLSNGIGTAANGTNELKKNIYLLAENQTKLADGVNTAKAGSSKLQDGAGQLKEGTNTLTNELTNKKSSILALNEGAQAASEGAQKLNTGLNQLNQDIPSLVAGSQKLNDGINGEKGLKVGAQQLASGTASLGVGAQELDNGLNALSQGVQDFSDKANGILTSPDLTDEQKVVAMQQLMNNDKMKKLVPNVNALSEGAQRLNSGINGEKGLKIGAQQLVSGAEMLGAGSEQLATSLETKVSPAVNQLAQGSNQLVDEQKGLPALAAGTNTLVAGWDGAIAGASKLDAGVGQLQGGINELAGGMSQLQSGSSQLADGSWKLAAGSDQLANGMGQLQDGSTKLASGLGSLNEGTLKLSDGMLQLADGSGKLAEGTEKLTDGSDELATKLQDAADEIGDVNANDETYTMFADPVSLKEEVLNEVPNYGTGFAPYFISLGIYVGSLILSIVLVFKQPAAKPRSAFSWYFSKFLLINSIAIMEALIVDVLMLFGLGLEVQSVGYFVLFSIVTAVTFATLIQFLVTLLGDPGRFIAIILLILQLISSAGTFPLELVPNFVQGFNAWLPMTYTVFGFKAAISSGDYAFMWQNIGVLFIFIGIHIVLTLLYFMRQYRLNYSGFAQEEAAEA is encoded by the coding sequence ATGCGAGGCTTTCAATTGTTGAAAGAAGAAATTGTCTCCATTTTTTCGAATAAAAAAATGCTTATTCCAGTCATTGCTGTCATGTTTGTTCCAGTTTTATACGCGGGGCTATTTTTATGGGCGTTTTGGAATCCTTACGAGAAACTAGATAAATTGCCTGTAGCAGTCGTGAATAAAGATATTGGGGCAGAGATGGAAGATAAGCGATTGGAAATCGGAAAAGATTTAGAAGACGAACTTAAGAAAAATACAGATTTTGGGTGGAGTTTTGTTTCCGAAAAAGAAGCAAAAGATGGGTTAGAACACCGTGAATATTATATGATGGTTGTCATTCCAGAAAACTTTTCTGAAAATGCCTCCACCGTTTTAGATGATCATCCCAAACAGCTAGAAATTAAATATATTCCGAATGCAAGTTCTAACTTTTTATCGGCTCAAATTGGCGGAACTGCAATGGAAAAAGTAAAAGAAAAAGTAGCAAATGAAGTATCAAAATCATATGCAGAAGTATTATTTGACAACTTCGACACCATTTCAGATGGATTCCAAAAAGCTGCCGATGGTGCCGGAGAATTAAATGACGGCTCAAACCAACTTAACGATGGTGCTAATCAGCTTAATGATGGTATCCAAACAGCTGAAAAAGGGGCAAACGACTTACATGATGGTGCCGTAAAAGCAGAAAAAGGAGCTAATGACTTAAGCAACGGAATTGGCACAGCAGCAAACGGTACAAATGAATTAAAGAAAAATATTTATCTTTTAGCCGAAAATCAAACGAAATTAGCAGATGGCGTCAATACAGCTAAAGCAGGCTCTAGCAAGTTACAAGACGGTGCTGGGCAATTAAAAGAAGGCACTAATACATTAACGAATGAATTAACGAATAAAAAATCAAGTATTTTAGCTTTAAACGAAGGAGCGCAAGCTGCTAGTGAAGGAGCGCAAAAGCTAAATACTGGACTTAATCAATTAAATCAAGACATTCCGAGCTTAGTCGCTGGATCTCAAAAACTAAATGATGGTATTAATGGCGAAAAAGGTTTAAAAGTAGGGGCTCAACAATTAGCATCAGGAACAGCATCGCTTGGTGTAGGAGCTCAAGAATTAGATAATGGATTAAATGCTTTGAGTCAAGGAGTTCAAGATTTTAGTGATAAGGCAAATGGTATTTTAACTTCTCCTGATTTGACAGATGAACAAAAGGTAGTAGCTATGCAACAACTGATGAACAATGATAAAATGAAAAAATTAGTTCCAAATGTTAATGCATTATCAGAAGGAGCTCAACGATTAAATTCTGGCATTAATGGGGAAAAAGGTTTAAAAATAGGTGCTCAACAATTAGTATCAGGAGCAGAAATGCTTGGTGCTGGATCTGAACAATTAGCAACAAGTTTAGAAACAAAAGTAAGTCCAGCTGTAAACCAATTAGCACAAGGTTCTAATCAATTAGTAGATGAACAAAAAGGATTACCTGCATTAGCAGCGGGAACAAATACGCTAGTCGCTGGTTGGGATGGTGCGATTGCTGGTGCTTCTAAATTAGATGCTGGTGTTGGTCAACTACAAGGTGGTATTAATGAGTTGGCTGGCGGTATGAGTCAATTGCAATCAGGTTCTAGCCAATTAGCAGACGGTTCTTGGAAACTAGCTGCAGGGTCTGATCAATTAGCAAATGGAATGGGACAATTACAAGATGGTTCTACGAAATTAGCAAGTGGATTAGGTTCTTTAAATGAGGGAACATTAAAATTATCAGATGGTATGCTTCAACTTGCTGATGGTTCAGGTAAGTTAGCGGAAGGTACAGAGAAGTTAACGGACGGTTCAGATGAACTAGCCACGAAACTTCAAGATGCAGCGGATGAAATAGGAGATGTGAATGCTAACGATGAAACGTATACGATGTTTGCAGATCCGGTAAGTTTAAAAGAAGAAGTATTAAATGAAGTGCCAAACTATGGTACAGGATTTGCACCTTATTTTATTTCATTAGGAATTTACGTAGGTTCATTAATTTTATCTATCGTATTAGTGTTTAAACAACCAGCAGCTAAACCGCGTTCTGCATTCTCATGGTACTTTAGTAAATTTTTATTAATTAACTCAATTGCAATCATGGAAGCACTTATCGTGGATGTACTTATGTTATTTGGATTAGGTTTAGAAGTTCAAAGTGTCGGATACTTCGTATTATTTAGTATCGTAACAGCGGTTACCTTTGCAACATTAATTCAATTTTTAGTGACATTATTAGGAGACCCAGGTCGCTTTATTGCAATTATTCTCTTAATCTTACAATTGATTTCGAGTGCAGGTACATTCCCACTTGAACTTGTACCAAACTTTGTTCAAGGATTTAACGCTTGGTTACCAATGACATATACTGTGTTTGGATTTAAAGCGGCAATCTCTAGCGGGGACTATGCATTCATGTGGCAAAATATTGGAGTTCTCTTTATCTTTATCGGTATTCATATAGTGCTGACGCTTTTATACTTCATGCGTCAATATCGCTTAAATTACAGCGGTTTTGCCCAAGAAGAAGCAGCAGAAGCATAA
- a CDS encoding long-chain-fatty-acid--CoA ligase gives MLFEKLRIISSENSGKLAYKYLGKEVTYNELQRKIDAFSKNLLQIGFRQGDHMAVIVANSPEFIIAVYGAMQIGVVVIPMNPTYTKDEMEFILRDSDAMGCVAYTQHQPIFAIIDATLPKMKHYFLLSNEGEEQPEFPSIHEKITPFSTLLSFTNNPLVDVTITEEDVAVILYTSGTTGHPKGAMLTHRNIYSNARDISDYLKIGKGDRFVCVLPMFHVFCFTIAVNVPLISGGTILIHPKFSPQEVISSIKEDKATVFAGVPTMFSFLYQYKDTKPEDLASLRLCISGGAALPVALLDNFEKKFNVEMYEGYGLSEASPVCTFNPIDRKRKAGSIGTSITNVECYIFDELGKRLPPHEVGELVVKGPNVMKGYYKLPEETENAIRNGFLDTGDLAYQDEEGYVFIVDRKKDMIVVGGFNVYPREVEEVLYKHELVVEAAVVGVPDIDYGEAIRAYIVPKSESLTKEEVLSYCKEHLAKYKIPHEIEFLKELPKNTTGKILRRALRDKALAKTSLS, from the coding sequence ATGTTATTTGAAAAATTACGAATAATAAGTTCAGAAAATTCAGGTAAATTGGCGTACAAGTATTTGGGAAAAGAAGTAACGTATAATGAGTTACAGCGAAAAATCGATGCATTTTCGAAAAATTTGTTGCAAATAGGTTTTCGGCAAGGAGATCATATGGCAGTTATTGTAGCAAACAGCCCAGAGTTTATCATCGCTGTGTATGGTGCAATGCAAATTGGAGTAGTCGTAATTCCGATGAATCCAACGTATACGAAAGATGAAATGGAGTTTATTTTACGAGACTCTGATGCAATGGGGTGTGTAGCTTATACACAACACCAACCAATCTTCGCGATTATTGATGCAACATTACCGAAGATGAAGCATTATTTTCTCCTATCAAATGAAGGAGAAGAGCAACCTGAATTTCCATCCATCCATGAAAAAATAACTCCTTTTTCTACTCTTTTATCTTTTACAAACAATCCACTCGTCGATGTTACGATTACAGAAGAAGATGTAGCTGTCATTTTATATACATCTGGTACAACGGGGCATCCGAAAGGAGCAATGTTAACGCACCGTAATATCTATTCGAACGCTAGAGATATTTCCGATTATTTAAAAATCGGAAAAGGCGATCGTTTCGTTTGTGTATTACCGATGTTTCATGTGTTTTGTTTTACCATTGCAGTAAATGTGCCGTTAATTAGCGGCGGGACGATATTAATTCATCCTAAATTTAGTCCGCAAGAAGTGATTAGCTCGATAAAAGAAGACAAAGCGACCGTTTTTGCAGGTGTACCAACGATGTTTAGTTTCTTATATCAATATAAAGATACAAAGCCAGAAGATTTGGCTTCGCTTCGACTTTGTATTTCAGGCGGAGCAGCGTTGCCAGTAGCGTTATTAGATAACTTTGAGAAAAAATTTAATGTGGAAATGTATGAAGGATATGGTTTATCGGAGGCGTCACCAGTCTGTACGTTTAATCCGATTGATCGTAAACGAAAAGCAGGATCGATTGGGACAAGCATTACAAATGTGGAATGTTATATTTTTGATGAATTAGGTAAGCGCTTACCACCGCATGAAGTTGGAGAATTAGTAGTAAAGGGACCGAATGTAATGAAAGGGTATTATAAGCTACCTGAAGAAACGGAAAATGCCATTCGAAACGGGTTTTTAGATACAGGAGATTTAGCTTATCAAGATGAAGAAGGGTACGTTTTTATTGTAGACCGCAAAAAAGATATGATTGTCGTTGGGGGATTTAATGTTTATCCAAGAGAAGTAGAAGAAGTGTTGTATAAACATGAATTAGTCGTTGAAGCAGCGGTCGTTGGTGTTCCTGATATTGATTACGGCGAAGCAATCCGAGCGTATATTGTTCCAAAAAGCGAATCGTTAACGAAAGAAGAAGTGCTTTCTTATTGTAAAGAACATTTAGCCAAATATAAAATTCCGCATGAAATCGAATTTTTAAAAGAATTACCAAAAAATACTACCGGAAAAATATTAAGACGTGCATTACGAGACAAAGCGTTAGCAAAAACAAGTCTTTCTTAG
- a CDS encoding ABC transporter permease, with protein sequence MFTAMFGAVEAGVIFAIMALGVYLTFRILDFPDLTVDGSFVTGAAIAAMLIVSGTDPFIATLASLGIGFVAGSITGVLHTKGKINPLLSGILMMIALYSINLRIMDKKSNVPLRGEETIFTKIEAWFNGLGINEGMNRLLEMIGLGNYTPKTWSVLFFMIIVTLFVKVFVDWFLKTEIGLALRATGDNQRMIRSFSANTDYFIILGLGISNALVATSGALFAQYTSFADIGMGIGMIVIGLASVIIGEAIVGTKTIARATLAVIIGAIIYRIVLALALQIDFFDTGDMKLITASIVIIALIIPRILQVRKEQARKKKRMQDHRLAMGKEGEDVATIK encoded by the coding sequence ATGTTTACAGCAATGTTCGGGGCTGTGGAAGCAGGAGTAATCTTTGCGATTATGGCCCTTGGCGTCTACCTCACCTTTCGTATATTAGACTTTCCGGATTTAACTGTAGATGGAAGTTTTGTGACGGGAGCGGCAATAGCGGCGATGTTAATTGTATCAGGAACAGATCCTTTTATCGCTACGCTGGCCTCTCTTGGCATTGGTTTTGTTGCGGGGAGTATAACAGGTGTGTTGCATACGAAAGGGAAAATTAATCCATTATTATCAGGGATTTTAATGATGATTGCCTTGTATTCTATTAACTTACGAATCATGGACAAAAAATCAAATGTTCCTTTAAGAGGGGAAGAAACGATTTTTACAAAAATAGAAGCGTGGTTTAATGGATTAGGAATAAATGAAGGTATGAATCGTTTGTTAGAAATGATTGGTCTTGGAAATTATACACCAAAAACATGGTCGGTTCTCTTTTTTATGATTATCGTTACGTTATTTGTAAAAGTTTTTGTTGATTGGTTTTTAAAAACGGAAATTGGTTTAGCGCTTCGAGCAACCGGAGATAACCAACGAATGATTCGAAGCTTTTCAGCAAATACGGATTACTTTATTATTTTAGGTCTTGGTATCTCGAATGCGCTCGTTGCAACGAGTGGCGCATTATTTGCACAATATACATCATTTGCTGATATCGGAATGGGAATTGGGATGATTGTCATTGGGTTAGCTTCTGTTATTATTGGGGAAGCAATCGTTGGAACGAAAACCATTGCTCGTGCCACGTTAGCAGTGATTATCGGTGCGATTATTTACCGAATTGTACTAGCGTTAGCGTTACAAATTGATTTCTTCGATACGGGAGATATGAAATTAATTACCGCTTCTATCGTTATTATTGCGTTAATTATTCCGAGAATTTTACAAGTAAGAAAAGAACAAGCGCGGAAAAAGAAACGGATGCAAGATCATCGTTTAGCTATGGGAAAAGAGGGGGAAGACGTTGCTACAATTAAATAA
- a CDS encoding YueI family protein, whose product MRNKPNIDDYLQEGIYGARETLPDERRKFLGTIRERIVIALKKGQVREEEIYPEVEQAIQQHKEVKMYLNGHMNYEPLVKYTRLADKHEIRFKMVTNQDYNSEIGLIIACDDAIDKETIYVPKRPEKEEETKQRKSFIERLFDISETKE is encoded by the coding sequence ATGAGGAATAAGCCAAATATAGATGATTATTTACAAGAAGGTATTTATGGTGCTAGGGAAACACTGCCTGATGAGAGAAGAAAGTTTTTAGGAACGATTCGAGAACGGATTGTCATTGCTTTAAAGAAAGGGCAAGTACGTGAAGAAGAAATATATCCAGAAGTAGAACAGGCGATTCAACAACATAAAGAAGTGAAGATGTACTTAAATGGTCATATGAATTATGAGCCACTTGTAAAATATACTCGTCTAGCAGATAAACATGAGATACGATTTAAAATGGTAACAAATCAAGACTATAATTCAGAAATTGGTTTAATCATTGCTTGTGATGATGCTATTGATAAAGAAACTATTTATGTACCCAAACGACCGGAAAAAGAAGAAGAAACAAAACAACGAAAGTCGTTCATTGAGCGATTATTTGATATATCAGAAACGAAAGAGTAA